From a single Mycolicibacterium mengxianglii genomic region:
- a CDS encoding DUF3558 domain-containing protein, producing MRKQLAVAAAVVAAVASLITGCSRSVDGTAMRAGAGSSPRNNESQEKYPNLLKECDVLTADLLAETVGADPRDIQSTFVGAVCRWQAANPAGLVDITRFWYEQGSLDNERQVAQALNYQIEDRRIAGIQSIVMRTGDANGSCGVASDAAGVVGWWINPQAPGIDACAQAIKLAELTLATNS from the coding sequence ATGCGTAAGCAATTGGCCGTCGCCGCTGCCGTGGTGGCCGCCGTCGCGAGCCTGATCACCGGCTGTTCCCGTTCGGTGGACGGCACCGCGATGCGCGCGGGCGCCGGTAGCTCCCCGCGCAACAACGAGTCGCAGGAGAAATATCCCAACCTGCTCAAGGAATGCGACGTCCTGACCGCCGATCTTCTCGCCGAGACGGTGGGTGCCGACCCGCGCGACATCCAGAGCACCTTTGTCGGCGCGGTGTGCCGCTGGCAGGCGGCCAATCCGGCGGGCCTGGTCGACATCACCCGGTTCTGGTACGAGCAGGGCAGTCTCGACAACGAACGCCAGGTCGCGCAAGCGCTGAACTATCAGATCGAGGATCGCAGGATCGCCGGTATCCAGTCCATCGTGATGCGTACCGGCGACGCCAACGGCTCGTGTGGGGTGGCCAGTGACGCCGCCGGTGTGGTGGGTTGGTGGATCAACCCGCAGGCTCCCGGCATCGATGCCTGCGCGCAGGCCATCAAGCTCGCCGAACTCACACTGGCGACGAACTCCTGA
- a CDS encoding ABC transporter ATP-binding protein, with product MLQALLRRYVAPYRRLVGAVMALQVISTLASLYLPTVNAAIIDDGIANGDAATIIRLGGVMLAVTALQVVCAVGAVYFGSRAGMGFGRDLRSAMFHHVTTFSEHETARFGAPSLLTRTTNDVQQIQVLVQMTFTVLVTAPIMCVGGIAMAVHQDAGLSWLLLISVPVLGAANYWIVTHLLPIFRRMQQLIDGINRVMRDQLAGIRVIRAFAREPFERERFAAANTALSETALDAGRWQALMLPVTTLTINLSSVALIWFGGMRIDAGQMQVGSLIAFLSYFMQILMAVMMATIFLAILPRASACAERITEVLSTRPAVVSPEHPRQVQTTGVLQLADVSFRYPGADRAVLQDVSFTASPGTTTAVVGGTGSGKSTLLSLVCRMYDVTGGAVLVDGTDVRDYDIETLWSHFGLVPQRGYLFSGTVADNLQLGAAPGQVATEEQMWEALRVACADQFVAKHPDGLDMRVAQGGINFSGGQRQRLAIARAVIRRPALYLFDDALSALDVTTDATVRARLRDVAADATVVIVAQRISTIVGADQIIVLDDGHVVGMGTHDDLIAGCRTYQEFAESQALGVGVGDHT from the coding sequence ATGCTTCAGGCGCTGTTGCGGCGGTATGTGGCGCCGTACCGCCGGCTGGTGGGTGCGGTAATGGCACTACAGGTCATCAGCACTCTGGCCTCCCTGTACCTGCCGACCGTCAACGCCGCGATCATCGACGACGGGATCGCCAACGGCGACGCAGCCACGATCATCCGGCTCGGCGGGGTGATGCTGGCCGTCACCGCTTTACAGGTGGTTTGCGCCGTCGGTGCGGTGTATTTCGGTTCGCGGGCCGGCATGGGATTCGGCCGCGACCTGCGGTCGGCGATGTTCCATCACGTCACGACGTTCTCCGAGCACGAGACCGCACGGTTCGGGGCCCCGTCGCTGCTCACCCGCACCACCAACGATGTGCAGCAGATCCAGGTGCTCGTCCAGATGACGTTCACCGTGCTGGTGACCGCGCCGATCATGTGCGTCGGCGGCATCGCGATGGCAGTGCATCAGGACGCGGGCCTGTCCTGGCTGCTGTTGATCAGCGTGCCGGTGCTGGGGGCGGCGAACTACTGGATCGTGACGCACCTGCTGCCGATCTTCCGCAGGATGCAACAGCTGATCGACGGCATCAACCGGGTGATGCGCGACCAGTTGGCCGGCATCCGGGTCATCCGGGCCTTCGCCCGGGAGCCGTTCGAGCGGGAGCGTTTCGCCGCCGCGAACACCGCGCTCTCGGAAACCGCGCTGGATGCCGGACGCTGGCAGGCGCTGATGCTGCCGGTGACCACGCTGACCATCAACCTGTCCAGCGTCGCCCTCATCTGGTTCGGCGGCATGCGCATCGATGCCGGGCAGATGCAGGTGGGGTCCTTGATCGCCTTCCTGTCGTACTTCATGCAGATCCTGATGGCCGTGATGATGGCCACCATCTTCCTGGCGATTCTGCCCCGGGCCTCGGCGTGCGCCGAGCGCATCACCGAAGTGCTCTCGACACGGCCGGCGGTCGTCAGCCCCGAACACCCCCGCCAGGTGCAGACCACGGGCGTACTGCAGCTCGCCGACGTCAGCTTCCGGTACCCCGGCGCCGACCGCGCGGTACTGCAGGACGTTTCGTTCACGGCGTCACCCGGCACCACAACCGCCGTCGTCGGTGGTACCGGCAGCGGCAAATCGACCCTGCTTTCCCTGGTCTGCCGGATGTACGACGTCACCGGCGGGGCGGTTCTCGTCGACGGTACCGATGTACGCGACTACGACATCGAAACCCTGTGGTCCCACTTCGGATTGGTGCCCCAGCGGGGATACCTGTTCTCCGGCACCGTTGCCGACAACCTGCAGCTGGGCGCAGCCCCAGGACAGGTGGCTACCGAAGAGCAGATGTGGGAGGCGCTTCGGGTGGCGTGTGCCGATCAGTTCGTCGCCAAGCACCCGGACGGGCTCGACATGCGGGTGGCCCAGGGTGGGATCAACTTCTCCGGAGGGCAGCGCCAGCGACTGGCGATTGCCCGTGCGGTGATCCGCAGGCCTGCGTTGTACCTCTTCGACGACGCGCTTTCGGCGCTGGACGTCACCACCGACGCGACGGTCCGCGCGCGGCTGCGCGACGTCGCCGCAGATGCCACGGTGGTCATTGTGGCGCAACGCATCTCCACGATCGTCGGCGCCGACCAGATCATCGTCCTCGATGACGGCCACGTGGTCGGGATGGGAACCCACGACGACCTGATCGCCGGATGCCGCACCTACCAGGAGTTCGCCGAATCGCAGGCTCTGGGCGTGGGCGTGGGAGACCACACATGA
- a CDS encoding DUF3558 domain-containing protein, producing the protein MKRNVKLAFTTGLAAAAVLPLLAGCSEDSAPSDPQQSASSAPEPGNASHGPIFPQCGGISDQTVEQLTKVSGLVSTAANAVGCQWLQNGGIVGPHFSFTWFRGSPIGRERKTEELSRTSVEDISVEGYDGFIATGTDPILGDNLCEIGIQFDDDFIEWSVSFAAENYPPPCDVATELTRQSIVNAKK; encoded by the coding sequence GTGAAGCGCAACGTGAAGCTGGCTTTCACCACCGGGCTGGCAGCCGCTGCTGTGCTTCCGTTACTGGCGGGCTGCTCGGAGGACAGCGCCCCCAGTGATCCTCAGCAATCCGCATCGTCGGCGCCCGAGCCCGGTAACGCCTCACACGGGCCGATCTTTCCGCAGTGCGGCGGAATCAGCGATCAGACGGTGGAGCAGCTGACCAAGGTCAGCGGGCTGGTCAGCACCGCCGCCAACGCGGTGGGTTGTCAGTGGCTGCAGAACGGCGGCATCGTCGGTCCGCACTTCTCCTTCACTTGGTTCCGAGGCAGCCCGATCGGCCGCGAACGCAAGACCGAGGAGTTGTCGCGCACCAGCGTCGAAGACATCTCGGTTGAGGGCTACGACGGTTTCATCGCCACCGGTACCGACCCGATCCTCGGTGACAACCTCTGCGAGATCGGCATCCAGTTCGACGACGACTTCATCGAATGGTCGGTCAGCTTCGCGGCGGAGAACTACCCGCCACCGTGCGACGTGGCCACCGAACTGACCCGGCAATCGATCGTGAATGCGAAAAAATGA
- a CDS encoding SDR family NAD(P)-dependent oxidoreductase — MTQTATQSALVIGASKGLGLALAGELVKRGRAVTATVRGSGRTGLHDLADSSEGRLRVESVDTTAQDQVEALRTRLAGEAFDLLFINAAITRGDVPIGEVSTEDFVDVMVTNALSPMRVLEALKELVPPTGTLAIMSSSQGSVSLNTNGGQDLYRASKSALNQLMRSYAARNADDTRTLLLINPGWVRTELGGPDALLSIDQSIPGVVDTLQRHAGEPGLQFLDFQDEVVPW; from the coding sequence ATGACTCAGACGGCAACACAATCGGCACTCGTCATCGGCGCGTCCAAGGGCCTGGGGCTCGCGCTGGCCGGTGAGCTCGTCAAGCGGGGCCGGGCGGTCACCGCTACGGTGCGCGGCAGCGGACGCACCGGGCTTCACGACCTCGCGGACTCCTCGGAAGGACGCCTGCGCGTCGAATCAGTGGACACCACCGCCCAAGACCAGGTCGAGGCGCTGCGCACCCGGCTTGCCGGCGAGGCATTCGATCTGCTGTTCATCAACGCCGCGATCACCCGGGGCGACGTTCCCATCGGCGAGGTCTCGACGGAGGACTTCGTCGACGTGATGGTGACCAACGCACTGAGCCCGATGCGGGTGCTCGAGGCACTGAAAGAACTGGTGCCCCCCACCGGGACATTGGCGATCATGTCCTCCAGCCAGGGCAGCGTGTCGCTGAACACCAATGGCGGCCAGGACCTCTACCGCGCCAGCAAGTCGGCGCTCAATCAACTGATGCGCTCGTATGCCGCGCGTAACGCCGACGACACCCGGACGCTGTTGCTCATCAACCCCGGCTGGGTGCGTACCGAGCTCGGTGGCCCGGATGCGCTGCTGAGCATCGACCAGAGCATTCCCGGTGTCGTCGACACGCTGCAACGCCATGCCGGCGAACCGGGTCTACAGTTCCTCGACTTCCAGGACGAAGTGGTGCCGTGGTGA
- a CDS encoding acetoin reductase: protein MASLTGKVALVTGAGRGIGRGIALRLARDGADVALVDVRPDGIDAVAAEIDEIGRRTTTFVADVGERSEVFAAVGHAAEALGGFDIMVNNAGIALVGPIADATPEDVAKIWSINVNGVLWGIQAAVAQFKKQDNPAEIRGKIINASSIAGHDGFAMLGVYSATKFAVRALTQAAAKEHAADGITVNAYCPGVVGTDMWVEIDKRFAALTGAAEGETYNKFVGGIALGRAETPDDVAGFVSYLAGPDADYMTGQAGLIDGGLVFR from the coding sequence ATGGCATCTCTGACAGGAAAAGTCGCGCTCGTGACCGGTGCTGGGCGGGGTATCGGGCGGGGTATCGCCCTGCGGCTGGCGCGCGACGGCGCCGATGTCGCCCTGGTCGACGTCCGGCCCGACGGTATCGACGCCGTGGCCGCCGAGATCGACGAAATCGGGCGGCGAACAACCACATTCGTTGCTGACGTCGGAGAACGCAGTGAAGTCTTCGCCGCCGTCGGCCACGCCGCGGAGGCACTCGGCGGGTTCGACATCATGGTCAACAACGCCGGGATCGCCCTCGTCGGCCCGATCGCCGACGCGACGCCGGAAGACGTCGCCAAAATCTGGTCGATCAACGTCAACGGCGTGTTGTGGGGCATCCAGGCCGCGGTCGCACAGTTCAAGAAGCAGGACAACCCCGCAGAGATCCGAGGCAAGATCATCAATGCCTCCTCGATCGCCGGACATGACGGCTTTGCGATGCTCGGGGTGTACAGCGCCACCAAGTTCGCCGTCCGGGCCCTCACTCAGGCGGCGGCCAAGGAACATGCCGCCGACGGCATCACGGTCAACGCCTACTGCCCCGGGGTTGTCGGCACCGACATGTGGGTGGAGATCGACAAACGGTTCGCCGCACTCACCGGTGCCGCCGAAGGCGAGACGTACAACAAGTTCGTCGGCGGTATCGCCCTGGGCCGGGCGGAGACCCCCGATGATGTCGCCGGCTTCGTGTCGTACCTGGCGGGTCCGGACGCCGACTACATGACGGGCCAGGCCGGGCTGATCGACGGAGGGCTGGTGTTCCGGTGA
- a CDS encoding flavin-containing monooxygenase, giving the protein MTSTLDSSVDTLSPQQRVDAWLADFENALAVRDVQRAAGKFATDSYWRDLVAFTWNLKTVEGRDGVADLLEAQLAGTNPSGFRTRETPTQDGSGDDMVTSAFIEFDTSVGRGIGHLRLKSDAGTDAAWTFLTALQELRGHEERKGPSRVLGAVHGSDPDPRSWAEKRAAEEEALGRTEQPYILVVGGGQGGIALGARLRQLGVPSVVVDRHERPGDQWRKRYKSLCLHDPVWYDHLPYLPFPPNWPVFAPKDKIGDWLEFYTRVMEVPYWSKTTCLSASFDGERWTVEIDRDGERLTVHPTHLVLATGMSGKPSVPTLPGQEVFAGDQHHSSAHPGPDPYIGKRAVVIGSNNSAHDICKALCENGIDVTMVQRSSTHIVKSDSLMELGLGDLYSERALAAGMTTEKADLTFASLPYRIMHEFQTPIYDAIRERDKDFYERLTAAGFELDWGDDGSGLFMKYLRRGSGYYIDVGACDLVADGSIKLAHGQASHLTEDSVVLADGTALPADVVVYATGYGSMNGWAADLMGQDVADKVGKVWGLGSDTAKDPGPWEGEQRNMWKPTQQENLWFHGGNLHQSRHYSLYLALQLKARYEGIPTPVYGLQEVHHLS; this is encoded by the coding sequence ATGACTTCCACTCTGGACTCTTCTGTCGACACTCTGAGCCCGCAACAGCGGGTCGACGCCTGGCTGGCGGACTTCGAGAACGCACTGGCCGTTCGTGACGTGCAACGGGCCGCGGGCAAATTCGCCACCGACAGCTATTGGCGTGACCTCGTGGCGTTCACCTGGAACCTCAAGACCGTCGAGGGGCGCGACGGTGTCGCCGACCTGCTCGAGGCCCAATTGGCCGGCACCAACCCATCGGGATTCCGGACCCGGGAAACCCCGACGCAGGACGGGTCCGGAGACGACATGGTGACGTCGGCGTTCATCGAGTTCGACACCAGTGTCGGCCGCGGGATCGGACATTTGCGGCTCAAGAGCGACGCCGGAACCGACGCCGCGTGGACGTTCTTGACCGCACTGCAGGAGCTGCGTGGTCACGAGGAACGCAAAGGCCCGTCGCGAGTGCTGGGCGCCGTCCACGGCAGCGACCCGGACCCGCGGTCCTGGGCGGAGAAGCGCGCCGCCGAGGAAGAGGCATTGGGGCGTACCGAGCAGCCCTACATCCTGGTGGTCGGGGGCGGCCAGGGCGGCATCGCGCTGGGTGCGCGGCTGCGCCAACTCGGGGTGCCGTCCGTTGTCGTCGACCGCCACGAACGGCCCGGCGATCAGTGGCGCAAACGCTACAAGTCGCTGTGCCTGCACGACCCCGTTTGGTATGACCATCTGCCGTATCTGCCGTTCCCGCCGAACTGGCCGGTGTTCGCGCCGAAGGACAAGATCGGCGACTGGCTGGAGTTCTACACCCGGGTGATGGAAGTGCCGTACTGGTCGAAGACCACGTGCCTGTCGGCTTCCTTTGACGGTGAGCGGTGGACCGTCGAAATCGATCGCGACGGTGAACGATTGACGGTGCACCCCACTCATCTGGTGCTCGCCACCGGCATGTCGGGTAAGCCCAGTGTGCCGACGTTACCCGGGCAGGAGGTCTTCGCCGGCGACCAGCACCATTCGTCGGCGCACCCCGGACCTGACCCCTATATCGGCAAGCGGGCGGTGGTGATCGGTTCGAACAACTCCGCACACGACATCTGTAAAGCCTTGTGTGAAAACGGTATCGACGTGACGATGGTGCAGCGCTCGTCGACGCACATCGTGAAATCAGATTCGCTGATGGAACTCGGCCTTGGTGACCTGTACTCCGAGCGGGCGCTGGCGGCGGGCATGACCACCGAAAAGGCCGACCTGACGTTCGCATCGTTGCCGTACCGGATCATGCACGAGTTCCAGACCCCGATCTACGACGCGATCCGCGAACGTGACAAGGACTTCTACGAGCGCCTAACGGCTGCCGGTTTCGAATTGGATTGGGGCGACGACGGATCCGGGTTGTTCATGAAGTATCTGCGGCGCGGGTCCGGCTACTACATCGACGTCGGCGCGTGCGATCTGGTGGCCGACGGGTCGATCAAGCTGGCGCACGGTCAGGCCTCGCATCTGACCGAGGATTCGGTGGTGCTGGCCGACGGGACCGCACTGCCGGCCGATGTGGTGGTGTATGCGACGGGCTACGGCTCGATGAACGGGTGGGCCGCCGACCTGATGGGCCAGGACGTCGCCGATAAGGTGGGCAAGGTGTGGGGGCTCGGCAGCGACACCGCCAAGGACCCCGGGCCCTGGGAGGGCGAGCAGCGCAACATGTGGAAGCCCACCCAGCAGGAGAACCTGTGGTTCCACGGCGGCAATCTGCACCAGTCGCGCCACTATTCGCTGTACCTGGCCCTGCAGTTGAAGGCTCGCTACGAAGGGATCCCCACCCCGGTCTACGGCCTGCAGGAAGTCCACCACCTTTCGTGA
- a CDS encoding ABC transporter ATP-binding protein, whose protein sequence is MSGPMRGAMRMQQEPAARSRDFRGSALRLVKRLTPQRWLTVTVILLSIAGIGIGVIGPRILGHATDLLFNGVIGHQLPAGITKEQAIEAARNRGDTAFADLLSGMNVVPGHGVDFAAVGRTLMLALGLYLVAALLIWIQARLLNVAVQRTMVALRSDVEDKVHRLPLSHFDSRQRGELLSRVTNDVDNIQTSVSMTINQLLSSALTIVAVLVMMLTISPLLALLTVLTVPLSLWAIRSITRRSQKLFVAQWRNTGRLNAHIEETYSGFTVVKTYGHRASAQAKFREYNDEVFHASFGAQFFSGLVGPATSFIGNLSYVAVAVIGGLQVATGQITLGSMQAFIQYVRQFNQPLGQLASMFNTLQSGIASAERVFDFLDEPEEATDAIAGLPPASGMPPRVQFDHVSFSYRDDTPVIENLSLTAEPGHTVAIVGPTGAGKTTLVNLLMRFYEVDSGRILFDGIDTATVSRQSLRSRIGMVLQDTWLFGGTIAENIAYGRPDASEDEIMAAATAAYVDRFVHMLPDGYDTRVDDDGGKISAGEKQLITIARAFLAQPQILVLDEATSSVDTRTELLVQQAMGELRRDRTSFIIAHRLSTIRDADLIVVMDGGAIVEQGSHAELVARRGAYYAMTQA, encoded by the coding sequence ATGAGCGGGCCCATGCGTGGCGCCATGCGCATGCAACAGGAACCGGCAGCGCGCTCACGCGACTTTCGAGGCTCAGCGCTGCGGCTGGTGAAACGGCTGACCCCGCAACGATGGCTGACCGTCACGGTGATCCTGCTGTCGATCGCCGGGATCGGGATCGGTGTCATCGGGCCGCGAATCCTGGGCCATGCCACCGATTTGCTGTTCAACGGTGTGATCGGCCACCAGCTGCCTGCAGGCATCACCAAAGAGCAGGCCATCGAGGCCGCACGCAATCGTGGTGACACCGCGTTCGCCGATCTGCTCTCGGGCATGAATGTGGTGCCGGGCCACGGTGTCGACTTCGCCGCTGTGGGACGCACCCTGATGCTGGCTCTGGGGCTGTACCTGGTTGCCGCGCTGCTGATCTGGATCCAGGCACGGCTGCTCAACGTGGCTGTGCAACGGACGATGGTGGCGCTGCGCTCCGATGTGGAGGACAAGGTGCACCGGCTGCCGTTGTCGCATTTCGACTCCCGCCAACGCGGCGAGTTGCTCAGCCGCGTCACCAACGACGTCGACAACATTCAGACCTCGGTGTCGATGACGATCAACCAACTGCTCTCGTCGGCGCTGACGATCGTCGCGGTGCTGGTGATGATGTTGACCATCTCACCGCTGCTGGCCCTGCTGACCGTGCTGACCGTGCCGCTGTCGTTGTGGGCGATCCGCTCGATCACCCGGCGCTCCCAGAAATTGTTTGTCGCCCAATGGCGCAACACCGGCCGGCTCAATGCCCATATCGAAGAGACCTACAGCGGATTCACCGTCGTCAAGACCTACGGGCACCGGGCCAGCGCCCAGGCGAAGTTCCGCGAATACAACGACGAGGTATTTCACGCCAGCTTCGGGGCCCAGTTCTTCTCCGGTCTGGTGGGCCCGGCGACGTCGTTCATCGGCAATCTGAGCTACGTCGCCGTCGCCGTCATCGGCGGTCTGCAGGTGGCCACCGGCCAGATCACCCTGGGCAGCATGCAGGCCTTCATCCAGTACGTGCGGCAATTCAATCAGCCGCTGGGCCAACTGGCGTCGATGTTCAACACCCTGCAGTCCGGAATCGCCAGCGCGGAGCGGGTCTTCGACTTCCTCGACGAACCCGAGGAGGCCACCGACGCCATCGCTGGCCTGCCCCCCGCCTCCGGCATGCCGCCCCGCGTGCAGTTCGACCACGTGTCGTTCAGCTATCGCGACGACACCCCCGTCATCGAGAACCTCTCGCTGACCGCCGAACCCGGTCATACCGTGGCGATCGTCGGGCCCACGGGGGCGGGCAAGACCACACTGGTGAACCTGTTGATGCGGTTCTACGAGGTGGATTCCGGGCGGATCCTGTTCGACGGCATCGACACCGCGACGGTGAGCCGGCAGTCGCTGCGCTCCCGAATCGGCATGGTGCTGCAGGACACCTGGCTGTTCGGCGGGACCATCGCCGAGAACATCGCCTACGGCCGTCCCGACGCGAGCGAGGACGAGATCATGGCCGCAGCCACGGCGGCCTACGTAGACCGGTTCGTCCACATGCTGCCCGACGGCTACGACACCAGGGTCGACGACGACGGCGGCAAGATCAGCGCCGGGGAGAAGCAGCTCATCACCATCGCCCGGGCGTTCCTGGCGCAGCCACAGATCCTGGTGCTCGACGAGGCCACCAGCTCGGTGGACACCAGGACAGAGCTGTTGGTGCAGCAGGCGATGGGTGAATTACGCCGTGACCGAACGAGTTTCATCATCGCGCACCGGCTGTCCACGATCCGCGACGCGGACCTCATCGTGGTGATGGACGGCGGTGCGATCGTCGAGCAGGGCAGTCACGCCGAACTGGTGGCGCGCCGCGGTGCTTACTACGCGATGACCCAGGCCTGA
- a CDS encoding GAF domain-containing protein yields the protein MLGSAVPEPAVAVGEDPRSYARLMSAVYDATMAGDRAPARPRPVIGDSWQRMMAKGINPEQHTPPVVEAGAVDALRRSSGLMAVLDEVSRGLEPLVAEGHNILVVADAQGRVLWRSGSPSVLASADKLGFIEGAHWGEDAVGTNAIGTALASHRAVQVFCAEHYLRSHHPWTCAGAPIRDPRTGQVLGVVDVSGPAATVHPTTVALVDVVARLAESHLRELHDRTLNRLRTVAAPILARIGAPALAVDADGWVAAVDSLPLHNRILLPEKVSPGRAWVPPLGMCDIEVLPGGWLVRVADDDAVPAVATVTLDFRSGSAPVLDMAGQFGSWRHDISLRHAEILLMLARHPDGRTAPELAADLYGDASRVVTVRAEMSRMRKQFAGIVVGRPYRFVDSAAVEVRYPDDMTELLASSTAPAVRRARVVP from the coding sequence ATGCTGGGTTCTGCCGTGCCTGAACCGGCCGTCGCCGTCGGTGAAGATCCGCGAAGCTATGCGCGGCTGATGTCGGCGGTCTATGACGCGACGATGGCGGGCGACCGCGCGCCGGCGCGGCCCCGTCCGGTCATCGGGGACTCGTGGCAGCGGATGATGGCCAAGGGCATCAATCCCGAGCAGCACACCCCGCCGGTGGTCGAGGCCGGTGCCGTTGATGCACTGCGGCGTTCGTCCGGGCTGATGGCGGTACTCGACGAGGTGTCCCGCGGGCTGGAACCCCTTGTCGCCGAAGGACATAACATTCTGGTTGTCGCGGACGCCCAGGGTCGGGTGCTGTGGCGCTCTGGCTCCCCGTCAGTGCTGGCCAGCGCCGACAAGCTCGGGTTCATCGAGGGCGCCCACTGGGGTGAGGACGCGGTCGGTACCAACGCCATCGGCACCGCGCTGGCCTCACACCGTGCCGTGCAGGTGTTCTGCGCTGAGCACTATCTGCGCAGCCACCACCCGTGGACCTGCGCCGGTGCGCCGATCCGGGATCCTCGTACCGGCCAGGTACTCGGCGTCGTCGACGTGTCCGGTCCGGCGGCCACCGTGCATCCGACCACGGTGGCACTCGTCGACGTGGTGGCCCGGTTGGCCGAGTCGCACCTGCGTGAGCTGCATGACCGCACGCTGAACCGGCTCCGCACCGTGGCCGCACCCATCCTGGCGCGCATCGGTGCGCCGGCGCTGGCAGTCGATGCCGACGGGTGGGTGGCTGCGGTGGACTCGCTGCCCTTGCACAACCGCATCCTGTTGCCGGAGAAAGTCAGCCCCGGACGGGCCTGGGTTCCGCCGCTGGGCATGTGCGATATCGAGGTGCTGCCCGGTGGCTGGCTGGTGCGAGTGGCCGATGACGACGCGGTACCCGCCGTGGCCACGGTGACCCTGGACTTTCGATCGGGGTCAGCGCCGGTGCTCGACATGGCGGGGCAGTTCGGCAGCTGGCGCCACGATATCTCGCTGCGGCACGCGGAGATCCTGCTGATGCTGGCCCGGCATCCCGACGGCCGGACGGCACCGGAACTCGCGGCCGATTTGTATGGCGACGCGTCGCGGGTCGTCACGGTCCGGGCCGAGATGTCGCGGATGCGAAAGCAATTCGCCGGTATCGTGGTGGGCCGGCCTTATCGGTTCGTCGACTCGGCGGCTGTCGAGGTGCGCTACCCCGACGATATGACGGAGTTGCTGGCGTCGTCGACGGCTCCGGCGGTTCGCCGTGCCCGCGTTGTGCCTTGA
- a CDS encoding NAD(P)H-binding protein, translated as MIVITAPTGDIGGKVLRTLLDHHPEEALRVIVRDPAKLPQSVTDRVDVIVGSHADPDVIDRAFQGADAVFWLVPPDPHAPSLDAAFSGFTAAAAQRFATSGVGNVVGVSALGRGTAVADRAGLVTASLAMDDLLSASGVAYRALANPSFMENILRQLDSIRDDGIYTDTVTPDRMAPSAATGDIAAAAVRLLTDRSWSGTGSVAVLGPHDVSAEDMAAVMSEVLGRPVRYERESYEALAARLTGFGLGEAFVTGMVDMMRAKDQGLDDGVPRTPETASPTTFRQWCQEVLLPAVHASTTTGVK; from the coding sequence ATGATCGTGATCACGGCGCCTACCGGCGACATCGGCGGGAAGGTGCTGCGCACCCTGCTCGACCACCACCCCGAAGAGGCTCTGCGCGTCATCGTGCGCGACCCCGCCAAACTCCCCCAGTCGGTCACGGACCGCGTCGACGTCATCGTCGGCAGCCACGCCGATCCTGACGTGATCGACCGGGCGTTCCAGGGCGCGGACGCCGTGTTCTGGCTGGTCCCGCCCGACCCGCACGCACCGAGTCTCGACGCCGCCTTCTCCGGGTTCACCGCAGCCGCCGCGCAACGGTTCGCCACCAGCGGCGTGGGGAATGTCGTCGGGGTCTCGGCGCTGGGTCGCGGCACCGCGGTCGCCGACCGCGCCGGTCTGGTCACCGCCTCACTGGCCATGGACGACCTGCTCTCCGCCAGCGGCGTGGCCTATCGGGCCCTGGCCAACCCGTCATTCATGGAAAACATTCTGCGCCAACTAGATTCGATCCGAGACGACGGCATCTACACCGATACCGTGACCCCCGACCGGATGGCGCCGTCGGCCGCCACCGGCGATATCGCCGCCGCCGCCGTCAGGCTGCTGACGGACCGGTCCTGGAGCGGAACAGGCAGTGTTGCGGTACTGGGCCCCCACGACGTCTCGGCCGAGGACATGGCAGCGGTCATGTCTGAGGTGCTGGGTCGCCCGGTGCGCTACGAGCGCGAATCCTACGAGGCGCTCGCGGCCAGACTGACGGGTTTCGGCCTCGGCGAAGCGTTCGTCACGGGAATGGTCGACATGATGCGCGCCAAAGACCAGGGTCTGGACGACGGCGTGCCTCGAACGCCGGAAACTGCGAGCCCTACGACATTCCGGCAGTGGTGCCAGGAAGTGCTTCTGCCCGCGGTACACGCATCAACCACAACAGGAGTGAAATGA